One window of the Pseudobdellovibrionaceae bacterium genome contains the following:
- a CDS encoding transposase, with protein MPWKECSVMDEKLRFIARLIDGEKMASLCREFGISRKTGYKIWDRYKDCGLEGLPSQSRRPYKQANQLPFQIESLIVQIKKDKPNWGARKIRERLRRKHPGIKLPANSTVHAVLDRHGLVNARKRRRYKAEGTKLSYTSEPNALWCADYKGEFLLGNKSYCYPLTITDFSTRYLLTCEALESTKERYAFTVFERTFKEYGLPKAIRTDNGIPFSNVQAMFGLSRLSVWWLRLGIQIERTAPGCPQQNGRHERMHLTLKKEATKPSGQNLLQQQEKFDRFTSEYNHDRPHEALDMKYPGEVYKPSMRPYEGISEVEYPMHDKTVTVTHCGRICVDRRKINFSRVFAGQDVGVRQVDDRIWLVSFMNYDLGYFDEEAARVEPGKNPFEANVLPM; from the coding sequence ATGCCTTGGAAGGAGTGTAGCGTCATGGATGAAAAGCTGAGGTTTATCGCAAGGTTAATTGACGGCGAGAAAATGGCAAGCTTGTGCAGGGAGTTCGGGATTTCAAGGAAGACTGGGTACAAGATTTGGGACCGGTATAAAGATTGTGGACTGGAAGGTCTGCCTTCCCAGTCTCGCAGGCCCTATAAACAAGCCAACCAACTGCCCTTCCAAATTGAAAGTCTCATCGTACAGATCAAGAAGGACAAACCCAATTGGGGAGCCCGTAAGATTAGAGAGCGACTGAGACGAAAGCATCCGGGCATTAAACTTCCGGCCAATAGTACCGTGCATGCTGTTTTAGATCGGCATGGCCTCGTTAATGCTAGAAAACGACGACGTTACAAGGCTGAAGGCACGAAGTTGTCTTACACCTCTGAACCCAATGCCCTGTGGTGTGCCGATTACAAGGGCGAGTTCCTCCTGGGTAACAAGAGCTACTGTTATCCTTTGACCATCACTGACTTCAGCACCCGGTACTTGCTCACCTGCGAGGCCTTGGAGAGTACCAAAGAGCGCTATGCCTTCACTGTATTCGAAAGAACCTTCAAAGAATATGGTCTACCTAAGGCCATCAGAACCGACAATGGAATCCCCTTCTCCAATGTACAAGCCATGTTTGGCCTTAGTCGCCTGTCTGTATGGTGGCTGAGACTAGGAATCCAGATCGAGCGTACAGCCCCAGGCTGTCCCCAACAAAATGGCAGACACGAGCGAATGCACCTGACGCTGAAAAAAGAGGCCACCAAACCCTCCGGCCAAAACCTCCTGCAACAGCAAGAGAAATTTGATCGCTTCACAAGCGAGTACAACCACGACCGTCCCCATGAAGCTCTGGATATGAAATACCCAGGAGAGGTCTATAAACCGTCCATGAGGCCTTACGAGGGGATATCGGAGGTGGAATACCCAATGCACGACAAAACAGTCACGGTCACACACTGCGGACGGATCTGTGTGGACAGACGAAAGATTAATTTTAGTAGGGTCTTTGCCGGTCAGGACGTGGGCGTGAGACAGGTTGATGATAGGATATGGCTAGTGAGTTTTATGAACTACGATTTAGGGTACTTTGATGAGGAAGCTGCACGGGTCGAACCCGGAAAAAACCCGTTTGAAGCAAATGTGTTACCTATGTGA
- a CDS encoding XRE family transcriptional regulator translates to MPFPSKHKLKKMREKLEKAEGSIHLNESATPLEKFRYQICQKILAFKQDHNMKQRDVAKQLGIDEAIVSKILHHRIEKISTDKLIEYLQKLDPTTELKVS, encoded by the coding sequence ATGCCTTTCCCAAGCAAACATAAATTAAAAAAAATGCGTGAAAAACTTGAAAAAGCTGAAGGTTCTATTCACCTTAATGAAAGTGCTACGCCTCTTGAAAAATTTCGCTATCAAATTTGCCAAAAGATTTTGGCTTTTAAGCAAGATCACAACATGAAACAAAGGGATGTCGCGAAACAACTTGGTATTGATGAAGCCATTGTTAGCAAAATACTTCATCATCGTATTGAGAAAATATCCACTGACAAGTTGATTGAGTATTTACAAAAACTCGATCCCACAACTGAGTTGAAGGTGTCCTAG
- the tnpB gene encoding IS66 family insertion sequence element accessory protein TnpB, translated as MLYDRKGLRVFVYREEIDMRYGFERLHSLCVQELKARMDQGHLYVFFGRNRRRLKILWFDGTGLLLATKRMEKGSFMSLSELLGRSEISHKELELILHGSVIRSPMVERSGVGIGKSLMTQRESVALPQGFTQTSSYGSANPPTP; from the coding sequence ATGCTTTATGACCGCAAAGGACTGCGTGTATTTGTTTATCGAGAAGAAATCGACATGAGATATGGCTTTGAAAGACTCCATAGCCTATGCGTACAGGAGTTAAAGGCCCGAATGGATCAGGGTCATCTTTATGTATTTTTTGGCCGTAACCGCAGGAGGCTGAAAATCCTATGGTTTGATGGCACAGGTCTATTGCTGGCCACCAAGCGCATGGAGAAGGGCTCATTTATGAGCCTCTCAGAGCTTCTGGGCCGCAGTGAGATCAGCCACAAGGAGTTGGAGTTGATCCTCCACGGTAGCGTGATCAGAAGCCCGATGGTTGAGCGCAGTGGTGTGGGGATCGGAAAAAGTTTAATGACGCAAAGGGAGTCAGTTGCTTTGCCACAGGGGTTTACACAGACTTCCTCTTATGGATCTGCGAACCCGCCAACTCCTTGA
- a CDS encoding helix-turn-helix transcriptional regulator — MTVKKKHIGEFFKSKRIQKGLTQSQVAELLGYSSPQIVSNWERLLCDPPIEKLSSLAKILGIPKKELIKMMTGSYQEDLKQILSK; from the coding sequence GTGACCGTAAAGAAAAAACACATTGGTGAATTTTTTAAATCCAAACGCATCCAAAAGGGATTGACACAATCCCAGGTTGCTGAACTTCTTGGATATAGCTCCCCTCAAATAGTATCCAATTGGGAGCGACTGCTTTGTGACCCTCCTATCGAAAAACTTTCAAGCCTTGCTAAGATACTTGGTATTCCTAAAAAAGAATTAATAAAGATGATGACCGGAAGCTATCAAGAGGATTTAAAGCAGATTTTGAGCAAGTGA
- a CDS encoding IS66 family transposase, protein MDLRTRQLLEKQEPEILLALIDNLRSENESLRAAVQEQERVRAKQSQCSLNIEEQVKYLRRKLFGRSKEIRLDASDRLRDKSQNDVLLFSQSAFPCPELSRQSTNPLKSLLDEKVIYHKATDEELLEEARVRGVESPSADQWEELEGVHDKVIKIGIIETRYEIQKHLKCKYKLKREFNPHSDKEVIVTARGPEGLLPGMNYTTEFVASVVADKYISHLPLERQTRRMASLGLKGIKTSTLSRHCALAAASLEPMQGQILVELKNGDTALHLDETPWKIQNKDQKDGFMWVVSSRLASYYEFNESRSGRVIRETLADYEGPVLTDGFSGYSALDDPDLKITQGYCWVHARRNFIDLEKHDESVKPILDDIDELFAVERKARDFTELIELRQSLSRPITERLKQRLLDEYPHSRPGSQKRKGIEYLLKRWDGFTLFLAEPRLPLSNNEAERTIRHAVMGRKNYYGAATHSGARTAATLFTIIETCKKNELDPRTFLLMALKMIAKGETPPTPLEYARQTRQ, encoded by the coding sequence ATGGATCTGCGAACCCGCCAACTCCTTGAGAAACAAGAACCAGAAATACTTCTGGCCCTGATCGACAACCTTCGTTCAGAGAACGAGAGTCTGCGAGCAGCCGTTCAAGAACAAGAACGGGTTCGAGCAAAGCAGTCCCAGTGCTCCCTCAATATCGAAGAGCAGGTAAAATACTTGAGGAGAAAGCTCTTTGGCCGGTCTAAAGAGATCCGTCTTGATGCCAGCGACAGGCTCAGGGACAAGAGTCAGAATGATGTGTTGCTATTTTCTCAGTCGGCATTCCCTTGCCCGGAGTTGAGTCGACAGAGCACGAATCCCTTAAAGTCCCTACTAGATGAGAAGGTCATTTACCACAAGGCGACGGACGAGGAACTCTTAGAGGAAGCCAGAGTCCGCGGGGTGGAGTCTCCCAGTGCGGACCAGTGGGAGGAGCTTGAGGGAGTCCACGATAAGGTCATTAAAATCGGCATTATCGAAACCCGCTATGAGATCCAGAAACATCTGAAGTGCAAATACAAGCTAAAGCGGGAATTTAATCCTCACTCTGACAAGGAAGTTATTGTCACAGCCCGAGGGCCAGAGGGCTTGCTCCCCGGGATGAACTACACAACGGAGTTCGTGGCCAGTGTTGTGGCCGATAAGTATATCAGTCATTTGCCACTAGAGAGACAAACGCGGCGAATGGCCTCCCTAGGTCTTAAGGGGATTAAAACGAGCACACTCAGTCGTCATTGTGCCCTGGCGGCGGCAAGCCTTGAGCCCATGCAAGGCCAGATATTAGTGGAACTCAAGAACGGTGACACCGCTCTTCACCTTGATGAAACCCCCTGGAAGATCCAGAACAAGGATCAAAAGGATGGCTTTATGTGGGTGGTCTCAAGTCGTCTGGCAAGCTACTATGAGTTCAACGAGAGCCGAAGCGGCCGAGTGATCAGGGAAACCCTGGCAGATTACGAGGGACCAGTTCTGACAGATGGCTTCAGTGGCTATAGTGCCCTAGATGATCCTGATCTTAAAATCACTCAGGGCTACTGTTGGGTTCACGCCAGGCGAAACTTCATCGACTTGGAAAAGCATGATGAATCAGTTAAGCCAATCCTGGATGACATCGACGAGCTTTTTGCAGTCGAGAGAAAGGCAAGGGACTTTACCGAGCTGATAGAGTTGAGGCAGTCTTTAAGTCGCCCGATCACGGAAAGACTCAAACAGAGGCTTCTTGACGAATACCCACATAGTCGGCCAGGGAGTCAAAAGAGAAAGGGCATTGAATATCTGCTGAAAAGATGGGATGGCTTCACCCTGTTTTTAGCGGAGCCTCGCCTGCCCCTGTCCAACAACGAAGCAGAGAGAACAATCCGCCACGCAGTGATGGGTCGCAAGAACTACTATGGCGCAGCCACCCACTCGGGGGCCAGGACAGCAGCTACGCTGTTTACGATTATCGAGACCTGCAAGAAAAATGAGCTCGATCCACGCACCTTTTTGCTGATGGCGCTGAAGATGATCGCCAAGGGCGAGACTCCACCGACGCCACTGGAGTATGCCCGCCAGACCCGTCAATAA
- a CDS encoding four helix bundle protein codes for MKNTKLFSDCYQLTLSLFHRTKNYPKQMRPTVGRRLEESAVSLLLSVKQASVYKGNSRVQKLKTASHSLDEIRLLVQLSKDTKILSTGSFGELSELTSEIGREIGGFLKHETGKLYKSNRTSGKL; via the coding sequence GTGAAAAATACTAAGCTATTTAGTGACTGCTATCAGCTCACTTTATCACTGTTTCACAGAACGAAAAACTACCCGAAGCAAATGAGGCCAACGGTGGGTAGAAGGCTTGAGGAATCGGCAGTAAGTTTACTGTTGTCTGTCAAACAGGCCAGCGTTTACAAGGGCAATTCCCGTGTGCAAAAGCTTAAAACGGCCTCTCATTCATTGGACGAAATTCGATTACTCGTGCAGTTGTCAAAAGACACAAAAATACTGTCAACGGGCTCCTTTGGTGAGCTGAGTGAATTGACTTCAGAAATTGGCAGAGAGATTGGAGGATTTCTCAAACATGAAACAGGCAAACTCTACAAGTCTAATAGAACAAGTGGCAAGCTTTGA
- a CDS encoding metallophosphoesterase gives MKRASRSPRLIRLTLFCLTSFFALSVLAEPTPENFKVAFIGDLGISSASKKILQLIKADGAQLVLHQGDFDYRDNPAAWEHLVDSVLGHDFPYIASAGNHDAKDWFGSNGYRDRLEKRSRRVQGMACSGDHGVNGVCVYKGMLFITSGVGSIGRGTLPYLQGVLKQSDPFVWKICSWHKQQASYQMGQKKSEVPWDYYRVCRENGAIIAQGHEHSYSRTHTITSFSSHSILNRSNQLRVGPGMSFTFTQGLGGEKLRGQHLCRGKGDCPHWASIYTTDQGAEPAVLFCTFNLGGQENLAECHLKTISNKVIDQFSVVSENNTFGKPLRSPSAVKKARPTSIYFPTEMSDMNDVWVTKDELKECE, from the coding sequence ATGAAGAGAGCAAGCCGCTCGCCACGCCTGATCCGACTCACGCTTTTCTGCCTGACATCGTTTTTTGCCTTATCTGTTTTGGCAGAACCAACTCCTGAAAATTTCAAAGTCGCATTTATCGGTGACTTGGGAATCAGTTCGGCTTCCAAAAAGATCCTGCAGTTAATCAAAGCCGACGGAGCCCAACTGGTGCTCCACCAAGGGGACTTCGACTACCGGGATAATCCGGCGGCCTGGGAACATCTGGTGGATTCAGTTTTGGGCCATGACTTTCCCTATATTGCTTCAGCCGGCAACCATGACGCCAAAGACTGGTTTGGCAGCAATGGCTATCGGGACCGTCTGGAAAAGCGTTCGCGCCGCGTTCAGGGGATGGCCTGCTCGGGTGACCACGGAGTCAACGGCGTCTGCGTCTATAAGGGAATGCTTTTTATTACTTCAGGGGTCGGTTCCATTGGTCGCGGCACTCTCCCCTATCTTCAGGGCGTCCTCAAACAATCAGATCCCTTTGTGTGGAAAATTTGCTCCTGGCACAAACAACAGGCCAGTTACCAAATGGGACAAAAGAAGAGTGAGGTGCCATGGGATTACTACCGCGTTTGTCGCGAAAATGGAGCGATCATCGCCCAGGGACATGAGCATTCCTACTCTCGCACCCACACCATCACTAGCTTTAGCTCTCATTCCATTCTCAACCGCTCCAATCAACTACGGGTTGGACCTGGCATGAGCTTTACCTTTACCCAGGGGCTGGGAGGGGAAAAACTCCGCGGACAACATCTTTGCCGCGGCAAGGGGGACTGCCCCCACTGGGCTTCCATCTACACCACAGATCAGGGGGCTGAACCTGCCGTATTATTTTGCACCTTTAATTTGGGCGGACAGGAAAACTTGGCCGAGTGCCACCTTAAAACCATCAGCAATAAAGTGATCGATCAGTTTTCAGTGGTGAGCGAGAACAACACATTTGGCAAACCCCTGCGATCTCCGTCTGCGGTGAAGAAAGCGCGCCCCACCTCTATTTATTTCCCCACGGAAATGTCTGACATGAATGACGTGTGGGTGACCAAGGACGAGCTAAAAGAGTGCGAGTAA
- a CDS encoding alkaline phosphatase family protein, which produces MRFLATILIGLVILGCQSPAKIKTMVTDYGDTFKGPGKLGFIQVATSSHETFINVMAPRNREYKFAIEQNGQAVGKVEVLGKTTPSPLHWQVINLRISELNPGTQYRLLAQLANNNEVVDSRLFSTFKDKWERPLRFALGSCMSEDFSFKHIQDKIWDHMLAQNPDFIVLNGDVVYVDSYDFVPRDKATETDIWQRYLHSIEVIPLFHREKLVPILATWDDHDYGTNDSDKTFAGKGFARQAFQAFFGSPDIANVHENGKGGVYKLFQVAGQRFFLLDNRYFREARGSKNAFAHWGREQHSWLINHLKANDRPAWLINGGQFFAPAILIDGRDGKKRQINETFMADHPVHFRQLMNDLKSVKAPVLFASGDIHFSELLEIEANQIGYKTFELTSSPLHSYIFRNKPGEPELWDNPRRIAGAKDHNYLLIETQLGAEGWVNHVQSLGMKQNKALFSKKLVVNR; this is translated from the coding sequence ATGCGATTTCTAGCCACAATACTTATTGGCTTGGTGATATTGGGCTGCCAGAGTCCGGCAAAAATCAAAACTATGGTGACCGATTACGGGGACACCTTTAAGGGCCCGGGCAAATTGGGCTTCATCCAGGTTGCGACTTCCAGCCACGAGACCTTTATTAATGTCATGGCCCCCCGGAACCGGGAGTACAAGTTTGCCATTGAACAAAATGGCCAAGCGGTTGGCAAAGTAGAGGTCCTGGGAAAAACGACTCCCTCTCCCCTGCACTGGCAGGTTATTAACCTGCGAATTTCGGAGCTCAACCCTGGCACTCAATATCGGCTCCTGGCCCAACTCGCCAACAACAATGAAGTGGTGGATAGTCGATTGTTTTCCACCTTTAAGGACAAGTGGGAAAGGCCCCTGCGTTTTGCCCTGGGCTCTTGTATGTCCGAAGACTTTTCCTTTAAGCACATCCAGGACAAGATTTGGGATCATATGCTGGCTCAGAATCCTGACTTCATCGTCCTGAACGGGGATGTGGTCTATGTGGATTCTTATGATTTTGTTCCTCGTGACAAGGCCACAGAGACGGATATTTGGCAGCGCTACCTGCACAGTATTGAGGTGATTCCTCTTTTTCATCGGGAAAAGTTGGTTCCAATTTTGGCGACTTGGGACGATCACGACTATGGGACCAATGACTCTGACAAGACATTTGCGGGAAAGGGGTTCGCCCGCCAGGCCTTTCAGGCTTTTTTTGGCAGCCCCGATATTGCCAACGTGCATGAAAACGGCAAGGGAGGGGTCTACAAGCTCTTTCAAGTTGCGGGTCAAAGATTCTTTCTTCTCGATAACCGCTATTTCCGCGAAGCGCGTGGTTCTAAGAACGCCTTCGCCCATTGGGGGCGCGAACAACACTCCTGGCTGATCAATCACCTCAAGGCCAATGACCGACCGGCTTGGCTTATCAATGGCGGACAGTTTTTTGCTCCTGCGATTTTGATTGATGGCCGCGATGGCAAGAAGCGCCAGATCAATGAAACCTTTATGGCAGATCATCCTGTTCACTTTCGCCAGCTGATGAACGACCTGAAGTCAGTGAAGGCTCCCGTCCTATTTGCCTCAGGAGACATTCATTTTTCAGAGCTTTTGGAAATTGAAGCCAACCAAATTGGCTACAAAACCTTTGAGCTGACCTCCAGCCCACTTCACTCCTATATTTTTCGTAACAAACCTGGTGAGCCAGAACTGTGGGACAATCCGCGGCGAATTGCCGGGGCCAAGGACCACAACTATTTGCTTATCGAAACTCAGCTGGGTGCCGAGGGTTGGGTCAACCATGTTCAGTCCCTAGGCATGAAGCAAAACAAGGCCCTGTTTAGCAAAAAACTGGTGGTCAATCGCTAA
- a CDS encoding helix-turn-helix transcriptional regulator, protein MNRGTFLVLMALLDGAKHGYEISKYIEERSRGFFRMPFGTLYPILHRLEKEGNVKVKIDDFSGAKSKKVYTLTSSGKKLAKEEVSEFDLLSKAIKWMVPV, encoded by the coding sequence ATGAATAGAGGTACATTCCTGGTTCTAATGGCCCTGTTGGACGGGGCAAAGCATGGGTATGAAATATCCAAGTACATAGAAGAACGATCTCGTGGTTTTTTTAGAATGCCATTTGGGACACTGTACCCAATTTTGCATCGGCTTGAAAAAGAGGGGAACGTTAAGGTCAAGATAGATGACTTTTCAGGTGCCAAATCCAAGAAGGTTTATACCCTCACCAGCAGTGGCAAAAAGTTGGCTAAAGAAGAAGTAAGTGAGTTTGATCTACTGTCCAAAGCCATCAAATGGATGGTGCCGGTGTGA
- a CDS encoding YcaO-like family protein, giving the protein MAFESPITSWAISNKDALELVITRFKATEEWLPGYFDFRVQMKVNGKLFFGSGFAEDPRLAVEKAISEAIERAVCNSYGIRSNGVACHTDSHKARSNAIDELIERDTFLRHYLLKVPGERLPLQPQHCELSQKLAKHSLALKLYKLTCADDKIIVLYLCHGKGPKEPFIFGLGCSKDENSSTTKALGECLKNTLSFIEGTLPTAISISEFNNSRLNVPLDRIRLFTHQDAISASEFWLKESDELNFTQSNWPSSQECLTSELQIKTPCLRSAPVRIFRATHSMAITPERLEEDSNLNQILIAKKLNVDQLNLFPHPVG; this is encoded by the coding sequence ATGGCTTTTGAATCTCCAATAACTTCTTGGGCCATCAGTAATAAGGACGCACTCGAGTTGGTAATCACTCGTTTTAAAGCAACTGAGGAGTGGCTTCCAGGCTATTTTGATTTTCGTGTACAAATGAAAGTAAATGGAAAACTCTTTTTTGGAAGCGGATTTGCCGAAGATCCAAGGCTTGCTGTGGAAAAGGCTATTTCTGAAGCCATTGAACGGGCCGTTTGCAATTCTTATGGAATCAGAAGTAATGGCGTTGCCTGCCATACGGACTCACACAAGGCCCGATCTAATGCTATAGATGAGTTGATTGAACGCGATACTTTTTTGCGTCACTATCTGCTAAAAGTTCCAGGTGAGCGGCTTCCTTTACAGCCTCAACATTGTGAATTGTCTCAAAAATTGGCCAAACACTCTTTAGCTTTAAAGCTCTACAAGTTAACCTGTGCCGACGACAAGATTATAGTTCTCTATTTATGTCATGGTAAAGGGCCAAAAGAGCCTTTTATCTTTGGCCTTGGCTGTAGTAAAGATGAAAATAGCTCAACTACCAAGGCTCTTGGGGAATGCTTAAAAAACACTCTTTCGTTTATTGAAGGCACTCTGCCCACCGCAATCTCAATTTCTGAATTTAATAATAGTAGGCTCAACGTCCCACTAGACAGAATACGCTTGTTCACACACCAAGATGCCATTAGTGCTAGCGAGTTTTGGCTTAAAGAAAGTGATGAATTGAATTTCACCCAATCCAATTGGCCTAGTTCGCAAGAGTGTTTGACAAGTGAGCTTCAAATTAAAACCCCCTGTCTTCGATCAGCTCCCGTTAGAATCTTTCGCGCAACTCATTCAATGGCAATAACACCGGAAAGACTCGAAGAAGACTCAAATCTAAATCAAATTTTGATAGCAAAGAAGTTGAATGTCGACCAACTTAACCTTTTTCCACATCCAGTTGGGTAA
- a CDS encoding helix-turn-helix transcriptional regulator yields the protein MNKKKPYKPAKPFFDKLLKNPEVRIKYEEERVKSEIAMVVKAARIKAELTQAELAEKVGTSQSVIARLESGSDSRTTSLSLLARIASACNASFEFGFSFKKAI from the coding sequence ATGAATAAAAAGAAACCCTATAAACCAGCCAAACCTTTTTTTGACAAGCTTTTAAAAAACCCTGAAGTCCGTATTAAATACGAAGAAGAGCGGGTCAAAAGTGAAATTGCAATGGTCGTAAAAGCGGCCAGAATAAAAGCAGAGCTTACTCAAGCGGAGCTTGCTGAAAAGGTAGGTACAAGCCAAAGCGTTATCGCGCGCCTGGAGTCAGGCTCCGATTCTAGAACTACCTCTTTGTCACTTCTGGCTCGAATTGCATCCGCTTGTAACGCATCCTTTGAGTTTGGGTTTAGCTTTAAAAAAGCTATATAA
- a CDS encoding helix-turn-helix domain-containing protein encodes MDAVEINVKNAALRLGLTERQVRNHIKARNIQAIKVGKEWFVDSASVEAFRRRHRIPKVENKPLPVPKTTSEETKAKLEVNKEKPANEKEPSPFVVTEAADDEDKNKNSSENSNKNPGQQIFKLNCYKLCVEAFSTWTPHSSEPEILLELKFAALRNLGAGYYSFDFQTKCDFYRKSRASIGSLLAIVFSREEWKSAHQKEVAFLEQKVLPALSALIRKMEKKS; translated from the coding sequence TTGGATGCTGTCGAGATCAATGTCAAAAATGCGGCTTTGAGGCTTGGTTTGACTGAACGCCAGGTAAGAAATCACATCAAAGCTAGAAATATTCAAGCGATTAAAGTGGGTAAGGAATGGTTTGTAGACTCGGCTTCGGTGGAAGCTTTTCGTAGGCGCCACCGCATACCGAAAGTCGAAAACAAGCCATTACCAGTGCCAAAGACAACTTCAGAGGAGACCAAGGCAAAGCTTGAGGTTAATAAAGAAAAACCAGCCAACGAAAAAGAGCCTAGCCCTTTCGTTGTTACCGAAGCGGCTGATGATGAAGACAAGAACAAAAACTCTTCGGAAAATAGTAACAAAAACCCAGGACAACAAATTTTCAAGCTCAACTGCTACAAGCTGTGTGTCGAAGCCTTTTCGACTTGGACGCCTCACAGTTCAGAGCCTGAAATACTTCTTGAGCTTAAGTTTGCAGCCCTTAGAAATCTTGGTGCTGGGTACTACTCATTTGATTTTCAAACCAAGTGTGATTTTTACCGGAAATCAAGAGCCAGTATAGGCTCTTTGTTGGCCATAGTTTTTAGTCGGGAGGAGTGGAAAAGCGCTCATCAAAAGGAGGTAGCCTTTCTGGAACAAAAGGTTCTACCGGCTCTGTCAGCACTCATTAGAAAAATGGAGAAAAAATCTTAA
- a CDS encoding sigma-54-dependent Fis family transcriptional regulator, whose translation MKVTKVLVIDDDSVAFAPFRAAIKTIPNTELITAQTCEEGWKFFSNDPFGFSIAFVDYQYKHSEEGEVAEGHLTAKNIRLKNPCLPVYVVSGNYSTGALNDWQKEKLKFLYKPVTAEQVKALILHAIESTAPETSEGTEAENMNLWLTDTKLRKIQMDFGIAGVSDNIKTAIKKALICASVEESVFIDGETGTGKELIAKAIHTSSKRSRGPFVAINCAAIPEALFESEIFGHIRGAFTGATSDQLGAARTAHGGTLFLDEIHHLPKSQQAKLLRFTQDKTVKPVGHSREFKVDTRIICAGRTTNDCLLPDLFNRVAALEIDLAPLRERQEDIIPITKFIKRGIEKSLGFKKEFHKSCLELLRKYSWRGNARELHRVLKNMYLTVDSEIVLPKHLPVSVQKTDVFPYIDDESMNWNVTAA comes from the coding sequence TTGAAAGTCACAAAAGTTCTTGTCATTGACGATGATTCCGTTGCCTTTGCACCATTTAGAGCAGCAATTAAGACCATACCAAATACGGAGCTTATCACCGCCCAAACCTGTGAAGAGGGGTGGAAGTTTTTCTCTAACGACCCGTTTGGTTTCTCGATTGCCTTTGTCGACTACCAGTACAAACATTCAGAGGAAGGGGAAGTGGCCGAAGGCCACCTCACAGCCAAAAACATCCGGCTTAAAAACCCTTGCTTACCCGTTTATGTCGTATCTGGCAACTACTCCACAGGCGCACTGAATGACTGGCAAAAAGAAAAACTTAAGTTTCTTTATAAACCTGTGACCGCCGAACAAGTAAAAGCCCTTATCCTGCATGCTATTGAGTCGACAGCGCCCGAAACAAGTGAAGGGACTGAGGCTGAAAATATGAACCTTTGGTTAACCGACACAAAACTGCGCAAGATTCAAATGGATTTTGGTATCGCGGGGGTTTCTGATAACATCAAAACAGCAATCAAAAAAGCTTTAATTTGTGCAAGCGTTGAAGAGTCTGTATTCATTGACGGGGAAACGGGCACAGGGAAAGAATTGATTGCAAAGGCCATCCATACTAGCTCAAAAAGATCGCGCGGGCCATTCGTTGCGATTAACTGTGCCGCCATTCCCGAAGCCCTTTTTGAAAGTGAAATCTTTGGTCACATAAGAGGAGCTTTTACGGGAGCCACTTCCGATCAGTTGGGCGCAGCAAGAACCGCCCACGGCGGCACCCTTTTTCTCGATGAAATTCACCATCTTCCCAAAAGCCAGCAAGCCAAACTTTTAAGATTCACTCAAGATAAAACCGTAAAGCCCGTTGGCCACTCACGAGAATTTAAAGTGGACACAAGAATAATTTGTGCCGGTAGAACTACCAACGATTGCCTATTACCAGACCTATTTAATCGAGTCGCAGCACTTGAAATTGATTTAGCTCCGCTTAGGGAGAGACAAGAAGACATTATCCCAATAACAAAGTTTATTAAACGGGGAATTGAGAAATCCTTGGGGTTCAAAAAAGAGTTCCACAAATCATGCCTTGAATTACTGCGTAAATATTCATGGAGAGGAAATGCTCGCGAACTACACCGAGTTCTCAAAAATATGTATCTAACTGTAGACTCTGAAATTGTACTCCCTAAGCATCTGCCGGTCTCAGTTCAAAAAACTGACGTATTCCCTTACATTGACGATGAATCCATGAATTGGAACGTAACCGCTGCGTAA